The Fragaria vesca subsp. vesca linkage group LG2, FraVesHawaii_1.0, whole genome shotgun sequence genome includes a window with the following:
- the LOC101301645 gene encoding deoxyuridine 5'-triphosphate nucleotidohydrolase-like: MAKVMIRKMAGTLNGMAGIYGAKIPTTSSLALTSLFKPPQSPHLTLKPLHSKHPNHRRNFLKMAEQQNGSHEVKEPAPKIAKLHQNGDVSETNYFRVKKLSEKAILPSRGSPLSAGYDLSSATETKIPARGKALVPTDLSIAVPKGTYARVAPRSGLALKHSIDVGAGVIDADYRGPVGVILFNHSDVDFEVKVGDRIAQLIIEKIITPDVMEVEDLDCTVRGEGGFGSTGV; encoded by the exons ATGGCGAAGGTCATGATCAGAAAGATGGCGGGAACTCTGAACGGCATGGCGGGAATATATGGCGCCAAAATCCCTACAACATCGTCCCTCGCGCTCACCTCTCTATTTAAACCACCCCAATCTCCGCACCTCACTCTAAAACCCCTTCACTCCAAACACCCAAATCATCGCCGCAATTTTCTCAAAATGGCCGAGCAGCAAAACGGGAGCCACGAAGTCAAGGAGCCAGCTCCTAAGATCGCCAAGCTCCACCAGAACGGTGACGTTTCTGAGACGAATTACTTCCGGGTGAAGAAGCTCTCTGAAAAGGCCATTTTGCCCTCGCGGGGTTCTCCTCTCTCTGCTGGTTATGACCTCTCCAG CGCAACGGAGACGAAGATACCAGCAAGAGGAAAGGCCTTGGTCCCAACTGATCTGAGCATTGCAGTTCCTAAGGGGACCTATGCCCGAGTTG CGCCGAGATCAGGGCTGGCATTGAAGCACTCCATTGATGTGGGAGCGGGAGTGATTGATGCCGATTACAGAGGCCCGGTTGGGGTGATTCTGTTCAACCATTCCGATGTTGATTTTGAGGTCAAGGTTGGTGACAGGATTGCTCAGCTGATAATTGAGAAGATCATTACCCCTGATGTTATGGAGGTTGAGGATTTGGACTGCACTGTCAGAGGTGAAGGAGGGTTTGGTTCTACTGGCGTTTAG